In Deinococcus seoulensis, the sequence GTGGCTGAGCCTCGACCCCGTGCGCTTCCTGGGCTCCCCCATGTACGCGGTGCCGATCCTGATCGCGCTGGGCGTCTGGGGCCTGATGGGCTACAACATGATCCTGTTCGTCGCGGGCCTGCGCTCCATTCCCGGCGACATCTACGAGGCGGCCGCCATCGACGGCGCCAACCCCACGCAGCGCTTCTGGCGGATCACGCTGCCGCTGCTGCGCCCAACCCTGCTGTTCGTGCTGGTCACCAGCATGATCGGCGCGTTCCAGGAGTTCTTCTCGTTCTACTTCCTGTTCAGCGACACCTCCAACGTGGGCGGCATCCTCGACAGCGGCCTGTCGCTCGTCGTGTACCTGTACGACCTGGGCTTCCGGCACCTGCAGATGGGCATGGCCTCGGCCCTCGCCTGGATCCTGTTCCTGATGCTGTTCGCCCTGACCCTGCTGAACCTGAAACTCGGCCGCATCAACGACATCGACTGAACGCCACCCCCCAAAGGAGACCCCATGGTCGGTGAACGCCAACACCCCCTGCTGAGCACCCTGCTGCGCCTGCCGTTCTACCTGCTGGCCGTCAGCGTCATGATCCCGTACTACTGGATGGCCACGAACGCCTTCAAGACCATCCCCGAGATCGTGCGCAACCCGCCCACGTGGTGGGTGCACACCTTCACGCTGGACAACTTCTACAACCCCGGCGCCGCGCCCGGCGCGCCGAAGGACAGCGCGGAATTCCTGGGGATCTTCCAGATCTTCGCGAACTCCGGCTTCGGGCAGTTCTACCTCAACAGCGTGCTCATCACGCTCGTCACGGTCGTGGGCAGCCTGCTGCTCGCGTCGCTCGTCGCGTACGTGCTCGTCAAGCGGCCCTTCCCCGGCTCGGGCGTGCTGTTCGCGCTGCTGCTGGGCAGCATGATGATTCCCTGGGAGGTCACGATCATCCCGAACTTCCTGACCGTCCGGGACCTCGGGTGGATCAACTCGTACCAGGCGCTGATCCTGCCGGGGCTCGCCAAGGCGTTCGCGGTGTTCTTCTTCCGGCAGGCGATCCTCGGTATTCCAGATGATCTCGTGGACGCCGCGCGGATCGACGGCGCCGGAGAGCTGCGCATCTGGTGGAGCGTCGTGCTGCCCATGCTGCGTCCCGCGCTGGCCGCCATCGCCATTCCCGTGATGCTGGGCGAGTGGAACAACTACCTGTGGCCGCTGCTGGTCATCAACGACGACGCGCACCAGACGCTGCCGCTGGCACTCGGGAAACTCGCCGGGAACCTCACGTACGACCCGCGCGGCGCCGGTCCCATGATGGCCGCGTCGTTCCTGGTGTCCCTGCCGATGGTGATCGTGTTCCTGCTGTTCCAGCGGCAGTTCGTGCAGGGCCTCTCCAGCGGCGCGACGAAAGGCTGATGCGCCGCGTTCCCCCGACCCCGGCCCGGCTGCTGACCGCCGCGCTGCTCGTGGCTCTGGGCAGCGCGCCCACCTCCGCGCAGGGCAGCGTGCCGCCGACGCTCCCCCCGCACGTCCAGGCGCAGGCGTTCACGACCGTGGCCCTGAGCGGCGTGCCCGCCAGCGCCGGGCAGTTCGGGATGCTCGACCTGCGCGTCACGACCGACGGCCGCGCCGTGAACCCCTACGACCCGGCCCAGGCGGACCTGACGCTGGAGGTCACCACGCCCGCCGGGCGGACCCTGAGCGTGCCCGCCTTCTGGATGGTCGACTACGCCCCGGACGGCACCCCCACCCCGGACGCAACCTCGGCCGACGAGGGCGGCTGGCACGCGCGCTTCACGCCCGAGGAGGTCGGCACGTACACCCTGCGGGTCCGCAGCGGCGCGGCGCAGGGCGAGCCGCAGCGGGTGCAGGTCACCGCGAGTGACGCGCCCGGCTTCATCCGCACCTCCGCCACGCACCCGCGCACCTTCGAGGACCACGGGGGCCGCCCCTTCGTGCCCATCGGCCCGAACGTCGCCTGGAGTACCGGGGACGTCCTGGCCGACTACGAACGCTGGTTCGACCGGCTCGCCGCGAGCGGCGGCACCTACGCCCGCATCTGGATGGCGTCCTGGGCGTTCGGGATCGAGTGGCGCGACACCGGCCTGGGCGACTACGCGGCCCGGCAGCGGCAGGCGTGGCTGCTCGACGAGGTGCTGCGGCTCGCGCAGGCGCGCGGCATCCGCGTGCAGCTGTGCCTGATCAACCACGGGGCGTTCAGCGAGACCACCAACGCCGAGTGGCGCGACAACCCGTTCAACGCCGCGAACGGCGGCCCGCTCGCCACGCCCGGCGCGTTCGTGACCGACGAGCGGGCCCGCACGCTGTTCCGGGCGCGCGTGCGGTACCTCGCGGCGCGCTACGCGGCGTATACCAGCCTGTTCGCGTGGGAATGGTGGAACGAGGTGAACTTCACCCCGATCAGCGAAGGCGACCTGCGCCCCTGGATGACCGGGATGAGCGCCGAGCTGCGCCGCTTTGACCCGTACGGGC encodes:
- a CDS encoding carbohydrate ABC transporter permease; amino-acid sequence: MVGERQHPLLSTLLRLPFYLLAVSVMIPYYWMATNAFKTIPEIVRNPPTWWVHTFTLDNFYNPGAAPGAPKDSAEFLGIFQIFANSGFGQFYLNSVLITLVTVVGSLLLASLVAYVLVKRPFPGSGVLFALLLGSMMIPWEVTIIPNFLTVRDLGWINSYQALILPGLAKAFAVFFFRQAILGIPDDLVDAARIDGAGELRIWWSVVLPMLRPALAAIAIPVMLGEWNNYLWPLLVINDDAHQTLPLALGKLAGNLTYDPRGAGPMMAASFLVSLPMVIVFLLFQRQFVQGLSSGATKG
- a CDS encoding DUF5060 domain-containing protein, yielding MRRVPPTPARLLTAALLVALGSAPTSAQGSVPPTLPPHVQAQAFTTVALSGVPASAGQFGMLDLRVTTDGRAVNPYDPAQADLTLEVTTPAGRTLSVPAFWMVDYAPDGTPTPDATSADEGGWHARFTPEEVGTYTLRVRSGAAQGEPQRVQVTASDAPGFIRTSATHPRTFEDHGGRPFVPIGPNVAWSTGDVLADYERWFDRLAASGGTYARIWMASWAFGIEWRDTGLGDYAARQRQAWLLDEVLRLAQARGIRVQLCLINHGAFSETTNAEWRDNPFNAANGGPLATPGAFVTDERARTLFRARVRYLAARYAAYTSLFAWEWWNEVNFTPISEGDLRPWMTGMSAELRRFDPYGHPISSSFSGGGESRLWRDASVDFAQAHLYTTRDLPLELLSLARQFQESAPDKPALLAELGYAAAGDGDPVLERIHFHVGLWAPLFYGFAGPGAYWWWDSLIDPQHLWVEYAPLAAFLKGAPLASLRPVTAQSSGLDVTARVLRSGTQAMAWLVSDRYSASGVGRAQTEALLDGTYREGAPPTFPDRQTTLTIRGLRDGPYSARWFDPQTGAWLAAQPVTVSGGTLTLPTPTFTRDLALRVDPR